One genomic segment of Paenibacillus xylanexedens includes these proteins:
- a CDS encoding class I SAM-dependent methyltransferase, with the protein MLHSLKAIQSYKSGNTPEAQQQWLQLLAAAEKPHINLERIHSIAELEGTNPVLDYTELTLHVLEKLQVSFWVREILEDVLIWSETAKAGSREQRRVWQKQGVNLFVHNVGSAQLYDLYAGAGHLDNDIGKSRVTSINQPGSESDALSKNEDLSEHTAPPSHTPRHEIIRTLIATHGLIGQYIRGEIPFAENASLHGLIVKGWLTTDELHTILMALNECIIAGVDPALWNQVQAEVERIVGWIIAGPDHEDWSVKERLSRLRSSSIRQGEAMDEAYAKLQTELDVELILAPLAHRTLWYVESAMQDFSLQEMVKVFLLTLRSESMNPTFLESRSEIVRHISFEPLMNTMYYDYKGVKKLNIYKKRMIEKYLEQYAWEQIVSGEQIVYPHLTHRIERHADLPDTLFVTFEFSPAAEKLIAFCIEAEKSPLYEKAVLLLFDLFGLRRDAYDRFHNEETYLSDMNSSGDYKKVLLDYIVGKRVLDIGPGGGILLDLIEQEKPEVEPIGIDISANVIEALERKKQREGHRWQVMKGDALQLEQYVQPGTVDTVIFSSILHELYSYIELDGRRFNSDTVVAALRSSFRVLSPGGRILIRDGIMSEPETQKRRIRFLEADGMRWLERYAEDFQGRAIKYERISDNEVEMPINDAMEFLYTYTWGEEAYVHEIQEQFGIFTPTAYENCIREALGEQAEMITFRHFLQEGYTEALGERMIFMKENGEPAPLPDSTCLIVIEKKKGLADG; encoded by the coding sequence ATGCTGCATTCATTAAAGGCCATACAATCATACAAGTCAGGTAACACGCCGGAAGCCCAGCAGCAATGGCTGCAACTGCTGGCAGCGGCGGAGAAGCCCCATATTAACCTCGAACGCATTCATTCCATTGCCGAACTTGAGGGCACGAATCCAGTGTTGGATTACACTGAGCTTACACTGCACGTGCTGGAGAAACTTCAGGTTTCTTTTTGGGTGCGAGAAATTCTGGAGGACGTATTAATCTGGTCAGAGACGGCGAAGGCCGGATCACGGGAGCAGCGGCGGGTATGGCAAAAGCAAGGCGTTAACCTGTTTGTACACAATGTGGGGTCCGCTCAGTTATATGATCTATACGCAGGGGCAGGCCACCTGGATAACGACATCGGTAAGAGCAGGGTGACGAGTATCAATCAACCTGGATCTGAGAGCGATGCCCTAAGTAAGAATGAGGATTTAAGCGAGCATACTGCGCCGCCTTCACACACGCCAAGACATGAGATTATTCGTACTCTAATTGCTACGCATGGACTTATTGGTCAATACATACGCGGCGAGATTCCATTTGCCGAGAATGCTTCGCTCCACGGCTTGATCGTCAAAGGGTGGCTAACTACAGATGAACTGCACACCATACTGATGGCATTAAATGAGTGCATTATTGCAGGCGTTGATCCAGCGCTATGGAATCAGGTACAGGCTGAGGTAGAACGAATTGTAGGCTGGATTATCGCTGGACCGGATCATGAGGACTGGAGCGTGAAGGAACGGTTATCCCGCTTAAGAAGTTCATCCATACGGCAAGGAGAAGCTATGGACGAGGCTTATGCCAAACTTCAAACGGAACTGGATGTGGAGCTAATTCTGGCTCCGCTGGCTCATCGTACTCTGTGGTATGTGGAGTCGGCCATGCAGGATTTTTCGTTGCAGGAGATGGTGAAAGTGTTCCTTCTGACGCTTCGCAGCGAAAGTATGAATCCAACATTTTTGGAGAGTCGATCTGAAATCGTTCGCCATATCAGCTTTGAACCATTGATGAATACGATGTATTACGACTACAAAGGTGTGAAGAAGCTCAATATTTACAAAAAACGAATGATTGAAAAGTATTTGGAACAGTATGCATGGGAACAGATTGTGTCAGGGGAGCAGATCGTCTATCCCCATCTAACCCATCGGATTGAGCGTCATGCAGATCTGCCGGATACACTGTTCGTGACCTTTGAATTTTCTCCAGCGGCTGAGAAGCTGATTGCATTCTGTATTGAAGCGGAAAAGTCGCCGTTATACGAGAAGGCTGTACTGCTGTTATTTGACCTGTTCGGATTACGCCGGGATGCCTATGACAGATTCCACAACGAAGAGACGTATTTGTCCGATATGAACAGCTCCGGTGATTATAAAAAAGTGCTGCTCGACTATATCGTAGGTAAACGGGTACTTGATATCGGTCCAGGTGGAGGAATTCTGCTGGATCTGATTGAGCAGGAAAAACCGGAAGTGGAGCCGATTGGTATCGATATCTCAGCCAATGTCATTGAAGCGCTGGAACGCAAAAAACAGCGTGAGGGACATCGCTGGCAAGTGATGAAGGGCGATGCCCTGCAACTGGAGCAATATGTGCAGCCAGGCACAGTGGATACGGTTATTTTTTCATCCATTCTGCATGAATTATATTCATATATTGAACTGGACGGTCGAAGATTTAATTCCGATACGGTTGTGGCAGCGCTGAGAAGTTCATTCCGTGTGCTGTCACCTGGAGGAAGAATTCTGATTCGGGATGGCATCATGAGTGAACCGGAGACACAGAAGCGCCGGATTCGTTTCCTGGAAGCGGATGGGATGCGCTGGCTGGAGCGGTATGCAGAGGATTTTCAGGGACGTGCAATTAAATATGAGCGGATCTCAGACAACGAAGTAGAGATGCCGATTAACGATGCGATGGAATTTCTTTACACGTATACGTGGGGTGAAGAGGCATACGTGCATGAAATTCAGGAGCAGTTCGGTATATTCACGCCGACAGCCTATGAGAACTGTATTCGAGAAGCACTGGGTGAACAAGCCGAGATGATTACTTTCCGACATTTTCTCCAAGAGGGTTATACGGAAGCACTTGGAGAACGAATGATCTTCATGAAGGAAAATGGTGAACCTGCGCCTTTGCCAGACAGTACCTGCCTGATTGTCATTGAGAAGAAAAAAGGGTTGGCGGATGGATGA
- a CDS encoding GNAT family N-acetyltransferase encodes MTESSSSNPIMLTIPESFHTERLTIRAPQWGDGAAVNEAVRESAEQLRLWLPFAEKIPSLEESEVTVRKARLQYLERTDMMLHLRDRHTDEFVGSSGLHRIDWNARCFEIGYWIRTSRAGEGLMTEAVRGIEQFAITHLEANRLEIRCDARNLRSAKVAERAGYTLEGTVQVRWSIVWFSPKSEAVSLSKWRVGMERIGQGRTAEIYAYSNEHIMKLYRMNFPLEAVQNEFRISEFAFKKGLPVPQAVSLIEHTTSRAGIVFERIQGITLLSLIIQQPELLEQLAFKMADCHYRLHCERDAEGTLPLQKQILSGAIRNVRLLSEDDQAQVLSYLTTLPDRQQICHGDFHPDNVMLSEVGDQYWVIDWMTGMSGDPAGDVARSWVILMSGTLPEDTEPAIRMGFEMARESLVEYYVNHYIQLSGISRETVESWMLPVAAARLDEDLPAQEVEQLLKFVQERIRRLDESDHFI; translated from the coding sequence ATGACAGAATCGTCTTCATCTAATCCGATCATGTTAACGATACCCGAGAGCTTCCATACGGAACGCCTCACAATTCGAGCACCACAGTGGGGGGATGGCGCAGCCGTTAATGAAGCGGTCCGTGAGAGTGCGGAGCAGCTGCGGTTGTGGTTACCTTTTGCCGAGAAAATCCCTTCATTGGAAGAGTCTGAAGTGACTGTTCGCAAAGCAAGGCTGCAATATCTGGAACGTACCGACATGATGTTACATTTGCGTGATAGACATACGGATGAATTCGTAGGCAGCAGCGGGTTACATCGTATTGACTGGAATGCACGCTGTTTCGAGATCGGTTACTGGATTCGAACATCGCGAGCTGGTGAGGGTTTGATGACGGAAGCGGTGAGAGGCATTGAGCAATTCGCCATTACTCATCTGGAGGCTAATCGGCTGGAGATTCGCTGTGATGCCAGGAATCTACGAAGCGCCAAAGTAGCTGAACGAGCGGGGTATACGCTGGAAGGGACAGTACAGGTACGCTGGTCGATTGTATGGTTTTCTCCAAAGTCAGAGGCAGTGAGTTTGAGTAAATGGAGGGTAGGTATGGAGCGAATTGGTCAGGGAAGAACTGCGGAAATCTATGCGTATTCGAACGAGCACATTATGAAGTTATATCGAATGAATTTTCCGCTCGAAGCAGTACAGAATGAATTTAGAATAAGTGAGTTTGCATTCAAAAAAGGACTCCCCGTCCCACAGGCAGTATCCTTGATAGAACATACTACATCGAGAGCAGGCATCGTTTTTGAGCGAATCCAGGGGATTACCCTGTTATCACTTATCATTCAGCAACCGGAGTTACTAGAGCAGCTGGCGTTTAAAATGGCTGACTGCCATTACAGACTTCATTGCGAGCGAGATGCTGAAGGGACACTCCCCTTACAGAAGCAGATTTTATCGGGAGCGATTCGCAATGTTCGATTATTGTCGGAGGACGATCAAGCGCAAGTCCTTTCTTACTTAACAACATTGCCTGATCGGCAGCAGATCTGTCATGGCGATTTTCACCCTGATAATGTTATGCTCAGTGAGGTTGGCGATCAATACTGGGTCATTGATTGGATGACTGGAATGTCCGGTGATCCTGCGGGTGATGTGGCTCGAAGCTGGGTAATATTAATGAGCGGCACTTTGCCGGAAGATACGGAGCCTGCGATACGAATGGGTTTTGAAATGGCTCGTGAATCACTGGTCGAATATTACGTTAATCACTATATACAGCTTTCCGGTATTTCCCGGGAAACGGTTGAATCTTGGATGCTGCCCGTTGCTGCAGCACGTCTGGATGAGGACCTGCCTGCTCAAGAGGTGGAACAACTGCTAAAGTTTGTTCAGGAACGAATTCGTCGGTTAGACGAATCTGATCATTTTATATAA
- a CDS encoding 3'-5' exonuclease yields the protein MKITLLPDTYFIENLSVSSLQDRMYCIFDLEGTGINPVVESVTQFGAMHYQRGQQCKTTFSSLTRANKPIPEPVAKLTGISNEEMLEAPSFVEAFQEFQKFIGDNVLVTQAGYEYDLPILKRHCD from the coding sequence ATGAAAATTACGCTGTTGCCTGATACATACTTTATTGAAAATCTAAGCGTATCTTCATTACAGGATAGAATGTACTGCATATTTGATCTCGAAGGTACAGGCATTAATCCTGTGGTGGAGAGTGTGACTCAATTTGGTGCGATGCATTACCAAAGAGGTCAACAATGCAAGACAACATTTTCTTCACTTACACGCGCGAACAAACCAATACCAGAACCTGTGGCGAAATTAACAGGAATTTCGAATGAGGAAATGTTGGAGGCTCCGTCGTTCGTAGAAGCATTTCAGGAATTTCAGAAATTTATTGGTGATAACGTTCTTGTGACACAAGCTGGATATGAGTATGACCTACCCATCTTGAAGCGGCATTGTGATTAG
- a CDS encoding RidA family protein encodes MIEARLNELGIILPQASAPAAKYANAVIVNGIMYVSGKGPDTSERGKLGSDFTTEQGYDFARNAGLEVLAVVRDVLGSLDRVKRVVKVQGFINATVSYQEHHKVLNGFSDLMMEVFGDQGAHARSVFGAVSVRDNLPLIIDSIFQVEE; translated from the coding sequence ATGATTGAAGCGAGATTAAATGAACTGGGGATCATTTTGCCACAGGCCAGTGCGCCCGCAGCGAAATATGCCAATGCCGTTATTGTGAATGGAATTATGTATGTATCCGGGAAAGGACCGGATACCTCCGAACGCGGCAAACTGGGATCAGACTTCACAACAGAGCAGGGGTATGATTTTGCCCGGAATGCTGGACTGGAGGTGCTTGCTGTCGTTCGAGATGTGCTGGGTTCTCTGGATCGGGTGAAGAGAGTGGTTAAAGTGCAGGGCTTTATCAATGCGACCGTTTCGTATCAGGAGCATCATAAAGTGCTGAATGGATTCTCGGATCTGATGATGGAGGTATTTGGGGATCAGGGGGCACATGCTCGTTCAGTATTCGGTGCAGTGTCCGTAAGGGATAATTTGCCGCTGATCATTGATTCTATTTTTCAAGTGGAGGAGTAG
- a CDS encoding Gfo/Idh/MocA family oxidoreductase: protein MSNKKRYVLVGTGGRAEFFYGALTRDYRDTSELVGFCDINQVRMNYANQLLKEKYEYPEVPTYPADQFDQMIENEKPDYVIVTSVDRTHHKYIIRAMELGCDVVTEKPMTIDEEKCQEILDAVKRTGQNVRVTFNYRYAPHHTKIRELILNDTIGKVTSVHFEWLLNTRHGADYFRRWHRDKRNSGGLLVHKSTHHFDLVNFWIGSQPDTVFAFGDLMYYGRENAEERGVTQFYNRATGNPIAKDDPFALHLDSDAHMKSMYLDAESEDGYQRDQSVFGDGINIEDTMGVLVKYRNKAILTYSLVAYQPWEGYRIAINGTKGRIEMNIVEQSYVNSLGDKSKEGALIGKTLRVLPMFDAPYEVEVEEKAGGHGGGDPVLLNDLFGEPVEDPFHRAANHVDGARSILTGIAANRAIATGLPVNVNNLVRF, encoded by the coding sequence ATGAGTAACAAGAAACGTTATGTATTAGTCGGAACCGGCGGCCGCGCCGAATTTTTTTATGGTGCTTTGACCCGGGATTACAGGGATACATCCGAGCTTGTCGGCTTTTGTGATATAAATCAAGTCCGCATGAACTACGCAAATCAACTATTGAAGGAAAAGTACGAGTATCCTGAGGTACCCACTTATCCTGCAGATCAGTTTGATCAGATGATTGAGAACGAGAAACCTGACTATGTCATTGTAACGAGCGTTGACCGCACCCATCACAAGTACATCATTCGTGCGATGGAACTGGGTTGTGACGTTGTCACCGAAAAACCGATGACCATCGATGAGGAGAAATGTCAGGAGATTCTGGATGCTGTCAAGCGGACTGGCCAGAACGTAAGAGTCACCTTTAACTACCGTTATGCACCGCACCATACTAAGATTCGAGAACTTATTCTGAATGATACCATCGGGAAAGTTACTTCCGTTCACTTTGAATGGCTGCTGAATACCCGCCATGGGGCAGATTATTTCCGCCGTTGGCATCGGGACAAGCGTAATAGCGGCGGACTGCTTGTGCACAAATCTACCCACCACTTTGACTTGGTGAATTTCTGGATTGGTTCGCAACCGGATACCGTGTTTGCATTTGGTGATCTGATGTATTACGGCAGAGAAAACGCAGAAGAACGCGGTGTAACGCAATTCTACAACCGGGCAACCGGCAACCCGATCGCAAAGGATGACCCTTTTGCACTGCATTTGGATTCAGACGCACATATGAAGTCCATGTATCTGGATGCCGAATCGGAAGATGGTTACCAGCGCGATCAGAGTGTATTTGGGGATGGCATCAACATTGAGGATACAATGGGTGTTCTTGTGAAGTATCGGAACAAAGCCATTCTGACCTACTCCCTCGTTGCCTACCAGCCATGGGAGGGTTATCGCATTGCCATTAATGGCACCAAAGGCCGGATTGAAATGAACATTGTGGAGCAATCCTATGTCAATTCATTGGGTGACAAAAGTAAAGAAGGTGCTTTAATCGGTAAAACGTTGCGGGTTCTTCCAATGTTTGATGCGCCATATGAGGTTGAAGTGGAAGAGAAAGCAGGTGGACATGGCGGAGGTGACCCGGTCCTGCTGAATGATCTGTTTGGAGAGCCTGTTGAAGATCCGTTCCATCGCGCTGCTAACCACGTGGACGGTGCCAGATCCATTCTGACGGGTATTGCTGCCAATCGCGCCATCGCCACGGGTTTGCCTGTCAATGTTAATAATCTGGTTCGTTTCTAA
- a CDS encoding histidine phosphatase family protein: protein MMSEASTFLYFVRHAESRYVEGQERERGLTEQGHQDAGTVASLLHGEQIQLFYSSPYRRAVDTIQILADQSGGVVVTEEDLRERQLSSSDVKHHNFREAKQQLYRDPTYAYSGGESGEQARSRAVAIIEKILDRHADHKVVIGTHGDVMTLILQYYDSSYGYDFWEKTTMPDIYKLVFDGTQKLVQVTRLWE from the coding sequence ATGATGAGTGAGGCCAGTACGTTTTTGTATTTTGTCAGACATGCGGAGTCTCGATATGTTGAAGGACAGGAACGCGAGCGTGGACTGACAGAGCAAGGTCATCAAGATGCAGGAACGGTTGCCAGTCTGCTCCATGGGGAGCAGATTCAACTGTTCTATTCTAGCCCTTATAGACGAGCGGTGGATACGATTCAGATTCTGGCAGATCAGTCAGGTGGAGTTGTGGTGACGGAGGAAGATCTGCGTGAACGCCAGTTGTCGAGTTCGGATGTGAAGCATCATAATTTTCGTGAAGCCAAGCAGCAGTTGTACCGTGATCCTACGTATGCGTATTCAGGTGGGGAGTCTGGTGAACAGGCTCGCTCAAGGGCAGTAGCGATAATCGAGAAAATTTTGGATAGGCATGCGGATCACAAGGTAGTCATCGGAACCCATGGAGATGTAATGACGCTTATTTTACAATATTATGATTCTTCCTACGGGTATGATTTCTGGGAGAAGACGACGATGCCGGATATCTATAAATTGGTGTTTGATGGAACGCAAAAGTTGGTCCAGGTCACCCGATTGTGGGAGTGA
- a CDS encoding AraC family transcriptional regulator, whose translation MTEPFSADFHDPTDLLHIEYDRRIGYFSMTDDHLHDHYELYYLLSGERIYFIKDRTYRVKAGDLVFVDRNTVHKTLESGMPDHERMVLYLKPELFAAIAISAELVEGLKEPFCWEIPIIRFPSQVTEVLERMVSEMVDEMLRPQPGSNLLLRHRAIELLLHAYRNQHLGRLSSDDREPVLHPKTQAVVRYLNENYQKPLTLPEVAGMFRISPHYLSRLFKQTTGFTFSDYLNLLRVKEAQRLLRESEESITDIAWLAGFSNFSHFGKMFKRTVQVSPRVYRQEYKELGSVRTVKEGENGR comes from the coding sequence ATGACAGAACCTTTCAGTGCAGATTTTCATGATCCCACGGATTTGCTGCACATCGAATATGATCGTCGCATTGGATATTTCTCGATGACGGATGACCATCTGCATGATCATTATGAGTTGTATTATCTGTTGTCTGGTGAGCGTATTTATTTCATCAAGGACCGGACTTATCGGGTAAAGGCTGGCGACCTGGTATTTGTTGACCGCAATACGGTTCACAAGACATTGGAGAGTGGCATGCCCGACCATGAACGGATGGTGCTGTATTTGAAGCCTGAACTTTTTGCAGCCATAGCTATTTCAGCGGAGTTAGTTGAAGGCTTGAAGGAACCCTTCTGCTGGGAGATTCCTATTATAAGGTTTCCTTCACAGGTCACGGAGGTTCTAGAACGGATGGTTAGCGAAATGGTGGATGAAATGCTTCGTCCTCAACCTGGAAGCAACCTGTTGCTCCGTCACCGGGCTATTGAATTGTTGCTGCATGCCTATCGGAATCAACACTTGGGCAGGTTAAGCTCCGATGATCGTGAGCCGGTTCTTCATCCCAAGACACAGGCAGTTGTACGTTACCTGAATGAGAACTATCAGAAACCACTGACATTACCGGAGGTGGCGGGCATGTTTCGCATTAGTCCGCATTATCTGAGTCGATTGTTCAAACAAACAACGGGATTTACCTTCAGCGATTATCTGAATCTGTTACGGGTGAAGGAAGCACAGCGTTTACTGCGAGAAAGTGAAGAATCCATTACAGATATCGCCTGGCTTGCGGGATTCAGTAACTTCTCTCATTTTGGCAAGATGTTCAAACGTACCGTTCAGGTATCACCAAGAGTTTATAGGCAGGAATACAAGGAATTGGGTTCCGTGAGGACCGTAAAAGAGGGAGAGAATGGACGATGA